The genomic DNA GTAAAAGAAGTGGGCCGCTACGAGGCAGGCTTGCTCAAGCACCTTCGTTCCAACCATGCGGATCTGTTGGCAGATATCACCAACAACGACCGTAAGGTGAAGGGCGAGCTTGAAGACAAGATCAAAGCCGCGTTGAACGCATATGCTAAAGATTTCGCCTAAAGGGGTAGGTAAATGCCGAGCCTAAAGGACTTAAAAAACAAGATTACGAGTATCAAAAATACTCGTAAGATCACAAAGGCCATGCAGATGGTTGCCGCGGCGAAGCTTCGCCGCGCGCAGGAAGCTGCCGAAGCCGGACGGCCTTACGCCGAACGGATGAATGCAGTGATGGCGGGGCTTTCGGCCTCTGTCGGGACTTCCTCCAGCGCGCCCCGGCTTCTTGCCGGGACGGGTGAGGACAAGGTGCACCTTCTGGTCGTCATGACGGCGGAACGTGGGCTTTGCGGTGGCTTCAACTCTTCCATCGTGCGGATGGCGCGCTTGCGGGCGAACCAGTTGTTGGGCGAAGGTAAAACCGTCAAGATCCTGACTGTCGGCAAAAAGGGCCGGGAGCAGTTGAAGCGTGATTTTGCATCGCATTTCATCGGCCATGTGGACCTGTCGGAAGTGAAGCGCGTGGGCTATGCCCAAGCACAAGGGATTTCCCGCGATATTCTGGCGCGTTTCGACGCGGGGGAATTTGATGTGGCGACGCTCTTCTTCAACCGCTTCCAATCGGTCATCAGCCAGGTGCCAACAGCGCAGCAAGTCATCCCCGCGAAATATGACGCGGTGGAAGATGCCAGCGATGCTGTGGCCTTGTACGATTACGAGCCGTCAGAGGAAGGCATTCTTGCCGATCTTTTGCCGCGCGGTGTGGCGACGCAAGTCTTCACCGCTTTGCTTGAAAACGGGGCCTCTGAACAGGGTGCCCGGATGAGTGCGATGGACAACGCAACGCGCAACGCGGGCGATATGATCGACAAATATACGACGATCTACAACCGTTCGCGTCAGGCTGCGATCACCAAAGAACTCATTGAAATCATCTCGGGCGCTGAGGCGCTTTGACCCGCTAACGGAGAATTGACATGGCGAAAGCACCAAAAGCAGCCGGCAAGATCACACAGGTGATCGGCGCTGTCGTGGACGTGCAGTTCGAGGGTGACCTGCCGGCCATCCTGAACGCATTGGAAACAAGCAATAACGGCAAGAAGCTGATCCTCGAAGTGGCCCAGCACCTTGGCGAAAGCACCGTGCGGACCATCGCGATGGACGCGACCGAAGGTTTGGTTCGTGGCGAGGGCGTAACCGACACTGGCGCGCCGATCTCGGTTCCGGTGGGCATGGGCACACTTGGCCGCATCATGAACGTCACCGGCGATCCGGTTGATGAAAAAGGCCCGGTCAAGGTTACGCAAACCCGTTCGATCCACGGTGAGGCGCCAAGCTTTGCCGAGCAATCGACCGCAACCGAGATCCTGGTTACAGGCATCAAGGTTATCGACCTGCTGGCCCCCTATACCAAAGGTGGTAAAATTGGTCTGTTTGGTGGTGCGGGCGTGGGTAAAACCGTGCTTATCATGGAATTGATCAACAACATCGCCAAAGTACACTCCGGTGTGTCCGTGTTTGCGGGCGTGGGTGAGCGTACGCGGGAAGGTAACGACCTTTACCATGAGATGATCGAATCCGGCGTTATCGTTCCTGATGATCTGGAAAAATCGAAAATTGCGCTGGTATACGGCCAGATGAACGAGCCTCCAGGTGCGCGTATGCGGGTTGCCTTGTCCGGTCTGACATTGGCCGAGCAGTTCCGCGACGAAACCGGTTCGGACGTTTTGTTCTTTGTGGACAACATCTTCCGCTTTACCCAAGCTGGTTCGGAAGTGTCCGCGCTTTTGGGTCGTATCCCTTCCGCTGTGGGCTACCAGCCAACACTGGCGACCGACATGGGTGCGATGCAGGAACGCATTACATCGACCAAAAACGGTTCGATTACGTCCGTGCAGGCCGTTTACGTTCCTGCCGATGACCTTACCGACCCTGCACCGGCAACCTCCTTTGCCCACTTGGACGCGACGACCGTTCTGGACCGTTCGATCTCGGAAAAAGGGATTTACCCGGCTGTGGATCCGCTTGGTTCCACCTCGCGTCTGCTTGACCCGTTGATCATCGGCGAAGAGCATTACGGCGTGGCGACTTCCGTGCAGCAGATTTTGCAGCGCTACAAGTCGTTGCAGGACATCATTGCGATCCTCGGGATGGACGAATTGTCCGAAGACGACAAAGTTGCCGTTGCCCGTGCGCGTAAGATCGAACGCTTCCTGAGCCAGCCTTTCGATGTTGCCAAAATCTTTACTGGCGCAGACGGCAAGCAGGTTCCGCTGGAAGATACCATCGCCTCGTTCAAGGCTGTTGTGGCTGGTGAATACGATCACCTGCCAGAAGCTGCCTTCTATATGGTTGGTGGCATTGACGAAGTAATCGCCAAAGCGCAGCGTCTTGCTGCCGCAGCGGCATAAGGGGGCAACATGGCCGTGACTTTGCAATTCGACCTGGTGTCACCGGAAAAGCGGCTTGCCTCGTTTCAGGCCACTGAGGTTCAAATTCCGGGCGCTAATGGCGACATGACGGCGATGGAGGGGCATGCAGCCACCATCACCACCCTGCGCCCCGGTATCCTGAAGGCTGTTGGAACCGACAAGACCTTGGCATTTGCCGTGACTGGCGGCTTTGCCGAGATCAACGCTGCAGGCATTTCGGTTCTTGCCGAACAAGCCGTGCCGGTTGAAGATCTGTCCGGAACTGTTCTGGATGGCATGATTGACCAAGCACGGGAGCTTGCCGCAATGGCGCTGCCGGAAGACAAAGATGATGCCGAGAAACTGGTGCAAGACATGATGGCCCTGCGCCAACACGCGTCACACTAACTCGGTTAAATCATAATCAAAGGCCCCGAATATTCGGGGCCTTTTTTATTTGGGGGTGGTTCGTCGAAATCATAACCTTTCCTCAGTTAGCCCAAGGCAAAGTGATTGGCTTGCACGGGTGCATTACCACAACTGACATGCCGTTTCAGGTAGCGGATAACGGGGCACGGAAGATGAAACGATTTTCGGCGCAGACAATGGGCATTCTGCAAGGCTCTCGGTTACTGTTTTCCGACTTTTCGGATGGCGGTGTGATGTGGACAGGGCACGGCCCGCGCGAAAGCCGCCACCGCGTTCAGTTTCCCGAAGCCTTTGTTGAGGCGCCGGTGGTCTCTGTTTGCCTGTCGATGTGGGATATGGACCAAAAGCACAACTCGCGCGCTGACATCTCGGCCCAAGAGATTACAGCCAAGGGGTTTGTGCTGGTGTTCAAAACCTGGGGCGATACGCGTGTGGCCCGCGTTCGCGCGGATTGGACAGCAATTGGCCGCGCCAAGGACGATGATGATTGGGAGATAGTCTAGTCGGTGGCGATGGGCATTAACCCACCGCCACAAAGTTCACTTAGCCGCGATTGTACATGCCTTCATAGATCGGGCTAAGGGTTTCGGTTTCGAACAAAGACGATACCGAGGTGCCATTCCAGATGTTCAGAATGGCCTGAGCGAACATCGGTGCCGTTGGCAGGATGCGGATGTTGGGGCAATTGCGGACGGCCTCGGACGGCGCGATGGAATCCGTAATAACCAGCGATTTCATCACCGACTTGGTCACACGCTCCACAGCAGGCCCGGACATCACACCGTGGGTGATATAGGCGTGTACCTCGGATGCGCCATTCTCCAGCAATACCTCAGCAGCTTTGCAAAGCGTGCCAGCGGTATCGCACATGTCGTCCACAATAATGCATTTCTTGCCGGACACGTCCCCGATCACGGTCATTTCGGCGATCTCACCGGGTTTTTCGCGGCGTTTGTCGACGATGGCCAGCGGGGCCTCGATACGTTTGGCCAGCTCACGCGCGCGGGCAACACCGCCAACATCGGGAGAGACGACCATCATATCGCCCATGGAGCCTTTGAATTCCGCCATGATATCCAGCGCAAAGATCGGCGAGGCATAAAGGTTGTCCACCGGAATGTCGAAGAAGCCCTGGATCTGGGCGGCGTGAAGATCCAGTGTCAGCACGCGTTCGATCCCGGCCTCTACCATCATATTGGCGACAAGCTTGGCGGAAATCGGTGTGCGCGCTTTGGTGCGGCGATCTTGACGCGCATAGCCGAAATAAGGGATCACGGCGGTGATGCGCGATGCCGAAGACCGGCGCAACGTGTCCGTCATAATCAGCAATTCCATAAGGTTATCATTGGCAGGGTTCGAGGTCGGCTGGATAATGAACATATCCTCGCCGCGGACGTTTTCGAACACCTCGACAAAAATCTCGCCGTCATTGAACCGTTCCACCCGCGCATCCACCAGCCCGACAGACATGCCACGGTGCAAAGACATACGTCGTGCGATTGAGGTGGCAAGGGGCATATTGGCGTTGCCAGAGATCAGCTTTGGTTCATGCATGGTGGCCATGAGTGGGTCCTTTGGGCGATGTTATGAGGATTCGGGACGCGTGACTTGGCTTATCATTGGGCTAGGGTCTTGCAAACCTTGCGGATCGGAGAACCGGCGAATTGGTTAAAATAGATTATCATTTTGTGACGGTTTCCGCCCATGCCGACCTTTCGGGTACATGGCTAGCGGGCGCGCTGCCAAACATGGCGTAAAAATGGCCAATAGACTGCAGGCGACGCAGGTGGCGACGTAGACGCGGCGGGAGATAGACAGCCTGACGGGCGCGTTTCCCGGCGAGGCCCGAAACAGCTAGGGACAATGAAGCCGAAGTCAGAGAGATTTATGCCAAGATTGGCAGGCTGGCGGTTGAGTTATTTGTCATGCGGGCTGAAGTCGCTGCCCCCTTCCCGCGCATTTTGTATGCCTCGCCAGACAACGCATGTTTACCTGTGTGGGAAGGGATGAGCCCGAATGACTGCAAGGCGGTAACCAATCGCGATCTGAACCAGACCAGCCCATGCATACTGCAGAAGATCAGTCGGTCGCCGCTGTATTGCTTGCCGGTCGGCGTGAATGCCACGGTGCCGAAATTGATGAATGAGGTTGATGGGGGCTCACGCGCCCCTCCCGCACCTTCGTTGCCCGAAAAGAGGCCGTCGCTAGATTGTAGCCTAGTTGCCAAGAAATAGGTCCCACGCAGGCCGACATCGGGTACGGCGGCTGGTGGGGGCATGAGGTTGCTGGCTATCGACAAAGGCCGCAATACCATCAAGAAACACCCACAGCATGCCGGGTGTAGCGACGTTTCCTACATTTCGTTGCGGCGCGGGTTCCTTTGCTTGGCGGCAATCATGGGCTGGGCGATGCGCGAAGTGCTGGCGTGGCGGATCTCGGACACGCTGGAAGCGAGCTTCTGCGCCGATGCATTGAAAGAGGCCATCGCAAAATACGGCAAGCCTGAAATCGTGAATAAGGATCAAGGATCGCAGTTCACCGGCAACGCCTGGATTACCACCCTGACCGACGCCAATATCAAAATCTCGTTACCTCTCGGTGATTGCGCGCAAACGCCGAGAGGTAACAGACGGCCGGGGCAATATCTCGATGAGATTTCCATCGAACGGCTCTGGCGATCCCTGTAGCATTTTTAGCTGCACGAATTGAAAGGCGGCTTCCAAGTTTAACGCGTCATGGGCGGTTGGAACGGATTCTACAACGCCGGGCGACCATATCCCGCACAAGATAAACGAACGCCTGACGGCGCACACTACGACCCTATGCGGATGAACCTAGAGGCATGAAGCCCGGCCCGAGTATAGCTTGGCAGAGCCACAAAACGCGTCGAAAAGCCAGAAGACGTTAGTTGAGCAACCTCCTGAAATTCGACACTGACCTAGGCAACGATTTATAGTTTGCTGATCTTCAACACGAAGGAGCTCAGAAATGTCGAAACGGAAGCGAGGTCATCTAGAATTCAACGCCAAGGTAGCGTTGGAAGCGCTGAAAGGCGCAGAGACGGGCAGCGAGCTGGCCAGCCGGTTCGGGGTTCACCCGACGATGATCCATCAATGGAAACGGGCTTTGCTTGAGGGCGCGTCGGGTGTCTTTGAGCGCGGGAGTCGGAAAGCGCCGGTGATTGACGAAGAGCAGGTCAAAGATTTGCATGCCAAGATCGGGGAGTTGGTCGTCGCCAACGGTTTTTGGCCAAAAAGCTCAAACCTTGGACCGGCAAGTGAGGCGCAAGATGATTGAGCCAAACATCTCGGGCCTGTCTGTTGGCAAGTAATGCGCCCTGTTGTCGATTTCCCGGTTATGAGCCAAAAGGCGAGACCAGATGAACCTCGCTCTGATGCGCTTGATTGATAAGCAGTTCTTGGAAACTACGTTTTTCGACGTGCGTCAAATGACGTGGCACCTGCGCAATGAACAGCGTCTGGTGAGCGAAAAGCGTATGCGATTGATGGGTCTTATGCCGATCTATCAGAAGCCTAACACCCGTTGCCCGGCAACACATGCTTGCATGTGTGAGAGGGAGCAATGCCGCGAAAGGGCACAAAATCTATCCCTATCTGCTGCGTGGCCTACGCGTTGATCAGTCAAATCAAGTTTGGTGCGCCGACATCACATATCTACCGATGTGGCGCGGCTTTTTGTATCTGGTCGCGATCATGGATTGGCACGCGCGCAAGGTTCTGGCGTGGCGCATATCAACCACGCTGGAGGCCGAGTTCTGCGTTGATGCGCTGAACGAGGCGATTCACAAGTTCGGCCCGCCGGACATAATGAACACGGATCAAGGCAGCCAGTTCACGTCATTCGCATGGACCGACCGGCTACGGGGCTCAAACGTACGCATCTTAATGGACGGCAAAGGCCGCTTCCTCGATAATATCTTTGTAGAACGCCTATGGTGGTCGTTGAAGTATGAATGCGTCTACCTGCATGCATGGAAACCGGATCAGAGGCCAAGGCTGGCGTCAGAAAATGGATCGAGTTCTACAATCACAAGCGCCCGCATTCTTCTCTTGGCGGGAAACCACCTTCTGTGGTCTATTGGCAGAAAATTGAAACAACCAAGCCCGATCAGCAGGTGCAAAGAGTAGCTTACTTTATGCCAAATCCTGTCCAACAAATGGGGAGTGGCTCAGCTCCAGATGTTAGTGCGTGAATGGTATCAAGGAGGCCAAAACTTCGCCACGCAATGGTTCTATGGCAACGAGCGTCCGAATTCCTTCTGACGGTTTACAGGCAAGCCATTGCCGGGCAAGGGGGCACAAGCGGCTCATGCTAGCTTAAAAATTGCAGGCGGCGGCGTAAATTCTAAGGATGCCCTTCAATGAAAGGGGGACTTCCAAGTGATCGGCGTGCCCTTGGTTTGGTCGGCGAGGAGCAGCTCGGTGGCCATGACTGGCCGGAAGAAATGGCGCGTCTTTACCGCAGGCTTCATCCCCGAAAGGTTGCCAAAAGCGCATCTACATGGGCATCCGTGGTACACCACGCACAGACAAGACGGCAGGTGCCATCCCCCATTTCGTGGTATTGCGCCCCGGCAGCTTTGGCGCGGGCATGGGCGGCATCGGGCAGGCGGGCAAACAGCATGTTTGCATCGACAGGATACAGCAGTTCCGCACCCTCGATGGCGTGCAAACCTGCGGCCAGACGTGCGGCCATTGCATTGGCATGGGCCGCCATATCAAGCCAGCGCCCGCCTTCGAACCATGCCTCCATCTGTGCCGCGACATAGCGCATCTTGGAGGTCAGATGCCCCGCGCGCTTGCGCCGCAGCTCCAGCTCCCATGATTTTGCGGGGTTGAAGAGCACGACGGCCTCAGCCGCCATCAAACCGTTCTTGGTGCCACCCAAAGACAGCACATCGACACCTGCGCGCCATGTCATATCGGCAGGCGTGGCCCCCGTCGTGGCCAAGGCGTTGGCAAAGCGCGCGCCATCTAGGTGAACACCAAGTCCGTGTGATTTGGCCAGCTTTGCCAGTGCCGCAATCTCTGCGGGTGTGTAGACGGTTCCGGCCTCGGACACATTTGTCAGACTTAGGCAACTGGGT from Pseudorhodobacter turbinis includes the following:
- a CDS encoding ribose-phosphate pyrophosphokinase, with the translated sequence MATMHEPKLISGNANMPLATSIARRMSLHRGMSVGLVDARVERFNDGEIFVEVFENVRGEDMFIIQPTSNPANDNLMELLIMTDTLRRSSASRITAVIPYFGYARQDRRTKARTPISAKLVANMMVEAGIERVLTLDLHAAQIQGFFDIPVDNLYASPIFALDIMAEFKGSMGDMMVVSPDVGGVARARELAKRIEAPLAIVDKRREKPGEIAEMTVIGDVSGKKCIIVDDMCDTAGTLCKAAEVLLENGASEVHAYITHGVMSGPAVERVTKSVMKSLVITDSIAPSEAVRNCPNIRILPTAPMFAQAILNIWNGTSVSSLFETETLSPIYEGMYNRG
- a CDS encoding F0F1 ATP synthase subunit epsilon; translated protein: MAVTLQFDLVSPEKRLASFQATEVQIPGANGDMTAMEGHAATITTLRPGILKAVGTDKTLAFAVTGGFAEINAAGISVLAEQAVPVEDLSGTVLDGMIDQARELAAMALPEDKDDAEKLVQDMMALRQHASH
- the atpD gene encoding F0F1 ATP synthase subunit beta, which encodes MAKAPKAAGKITQVIGAVVDVQFEGDLPAILNALETSNNGKKLILEVAQHLGESTVRTIAMDATEGLVRGEGVTDTGAPISVPVGMGTLGRIMNVTGDPVDEKGPVKVTQTRSIHGEAPSFAEQSTATEILVTGIKVIDLLAPYTKGGKIGLFGGAGVGKTVLIMELINNIAKVHSGVSVFAGVGERTREGNDLYHEMIESGVIVPDDLEKSKIALVYGQMNEPPGARMRVALSGLTLAEQFRDETGSDVLFFVDNIFRFTQAGSEVSALLGRIPSAVGYQPTLATDMGAMQERITSTKNGSITSVQAVYVPADDLTDPAPATSFAHLDATTVLDRSISEKGIYPAVDPLGSTSRLLDPLIIGEEHYGVATSVQQILQRYKSLQDIIAILGMDELSEDDKVAVARARKIERFLSQPFDVAKIFTGADGKQVPLEDTIASFKAVVAGEYDHLPEAAFYMVGGIDEVIAKAQRLAAAAA
- a CDS encoding DDE-type integrase/transposase/recombinase, yielding MRLLAIDKGRNTIKKHPQHAGCSDVSYISLRRGFLCLAAIMGWAMREVLAWRISDTLEASFCADALKEAIAKYGKPEIVNKDQGSQFTGNAWITTLTDANIKISLPLGDCAQTPRGNRRPGQYLDEISIERLWRSL
- a CDS encoding H-type lectin domain-containing protein gives rise to the protein MKRFSAQTMGILQGSRLLFSDFSDGGVMWTGHGPRESRHRVQFPEAFVEAPVVSVCLSMWDMDQKHNSRADISAQEITAKGFVLVFKTWGDTRVARVRADWTAIGRAKDDDDWEIV
- a CDS encoding F0F1 ATP synthase subunit gamma; this encodes MPSLKDLKNKITSIKNTRKITKAMQMVAAAKLRRAQEAAEAGRPYAERMNAVMAGLSASVGTSSSAPRLLAGTGEDKVHLLVVMTAERGLCGGFNSSIVRMARLRANQLLGEGKTVKILTVGKKGREQLKRDFASHFIGHVDLSEVKRVGYAQAQGISRDILARFDAGEFDVATLFFNRFQSVISQVPTAQQVIPAKYDAVEDASDAVALYDYEPSEEGILADLLPRGVATQVFTALLENGASEQGARMSAMDNATRNAGDMIDKYTTIYNRSRQAAITKELIEIISGAEAL
- a CDS encoding threonine aldolase family protein; protein product: MFFASDNAAPCPPAIMDALVRANEGFAKSYGADAHMARLRDTIRTLFDAPEAEVHLVTTGTAANALSLALYTPPYGAVLCHRHAHIAEDECGAPEFFTAGAKLQLVDGVDGKISADGLIAALEGADRSVHAVQPSCLSLTNVSEAGTVYTPAEIAALAKLAKSHGLGVHLDGARFANALATTGATPADMTWRAGVDVLSLGGTKNGLMAAEAVVLFNPAKSWELELRRKRAGHLTSKMRYVAAQMEAWFEGGRWLDMAAHANAMAARLAAGLHAIEGAELLYPVDANMLFARLPDAAHARAKAAGAQYHEMGDGTCRLVCAWCTTDAHVDALLATFRG